In Flammeovirgaceae bacterium 311, one DNA window encodes the following:
- a CDS encoding DNA polymerase III gamma/tau subunits-like protein (COG2812 DNA polymerase III, gamma/tau subunits), with product MRFADITGLEEVKEHLINSVQANHLAHALLFVGPTGSANLAIALAFATYLQCTSRRKSSEPAAAAEASLFGGTPEVAPAKTADTAIRDACGTCPSCQKMAKFQHPDVHWVFPVSSTSTVKGDHAVSKSFITEWRQFLGQSPYGSLSEWRHLYGGEDKQVNISKEESRNIIGSLTLKSYEGPYKIMFIWLPEYMHPSAANGILKILEEPPAKTIFILVTNDTEKLLATILSRTQIVKIRSFSDSEVARILNQQHELPIEKAEAVARLAAGNLQEALRLATEATDESFALFRDWMRLCYERQYSKLVSFSDDMGKMGRDSQRNLLLTGLNLLRETLVYPYASGDLVRLQSEELAFAERFSKVATPLKVQQMADLLNQTLYYFERNANPKIALLDLSLKLTSILRA from the coding sequence ATGCGTTTTGCTGATATAACCGGACTGGAGGAAGTAAAGGAGCATTTGATCAATTCGGTGCAGGCCAACCACCTGGCACATGCGCTTTTGTTTGTTGGCCCCACAGGATCTGCAAACCTGGCCATTGCCCTGGCTTTTGCTACCTACCTGCAGTGCACCAGCAGGCGAAAGAGCTCCGAACCTGCCGCTGCCGCCGAGGCAAGTCTGTTTGGCGGTACTCCCGAAGTTGCTCCCGCAAAGACAGCCGATACTGCTATCCGCGATGCCTGTGGCACTTGCCCTTCGTGCCAGAAAATGGCTAAGTTCCAGCACCCCGATGTGCACTGGGTATTTCCTGTTTCTTCTACCAGCACGGTTAAGGGTGATCATGCAGTAAGCAAAAGCTTTATTACCGAATGGCGGCAGTTCCTGGGGCAGAGTCCCTATGGCTCCCTAAGTGAATGGCGGCATCTTTACGGTGGCGAAGACAAGCAGGTAAACATCAGCAAAGAAGAGAGCCGCAACATCATAGGCAGCCTTACCCTCAAGAGCTATGAGGGCCCCTATAAGATTATGTTTATCTGGCTACCTGAGTATATGCACCCCTCTGCTGCCAATGGTATTCTGAAAATTCTGGAAGAGCCACCAGCCAAAACCATTTTTATCCTGGTAACCAACGATACTGAAAAGCTGCTGGCTACCATTCTCTCCAGAACCCAGATTGTAAAGATCAGGTCGTTTAGCGATAGCGAAGTTGCCCGTATCCTAAACCAGCAGCATGAGCTGCCCATCGAGAAAGCCGAGGCCGTTGCCAGGCTTGCAGCAGGAAACCTGCAGGAGGCGCTTCGGCTGGCCACAGAAGCTACCGACGAAAGTTTTGCCCTTTTCCGCGACTGGATGCGCCTTTGCTACGAGCGACAATACAGCAAGCTGGTAAGTTTTTCTGACGATATGGGTAAGATGGGGCGAGACTCCCAGCGGAACCTGCTGCTCACCGGCCTCAACCTTTTGCGCGAAACACTAGTTTATCCATATGCAAGCGGTGATCTGGTGCGGCTGCAATCCGAAGAGCTGGCTTTTGCCGAGCGTTTCAGTAAAGTGGCAACACCATTAAAAGTGCAGCAAATGGCCGATCTGCTAAACCAAACTTTGTATTATTTTGAGCGGAACGCCAATCCTAAAATTGCCCTGCTCGATCTGTCGTTAAAGCTGACAAGTATCCTAAGGGCTTAA
- a CDS encoding UDP-N-acetylglucosamine diphosphorylase/glucosamine-1-phosphate N-acetyltransferase (COG1208 Nucleoside-diphosphate-sugar pyrophosphorylase involved in lipopolysaccharide biosynthesis/translation initiation factor 2B, gamma/epsilon subunits (eIF-2Bgamma/eIF-2Bepsilon)), which yields MNLILFDETTLRRQLLPLTFTRPIAALRCGILTLAEKWQHLLPDATVSHLTEDYLQQKFSLVKAADNLMVNGAICPTPALVSKIQLLEPGQCLVQHGTMLAFRGSAHVTDLYKNDAYVPVQELEWQESLTLIQHPWHIFRFNGEQLRQDFALVTRGRSSAGINDVHTRTYNEENIFVEEGAKIRAAVLNAEDGPIYIGKHAQVHEGAIIKGPFALCEHSNVNVGGKMRGDITIGPFSKVGGEVSNSVILGYSNKGHEGFLGNSVLGEWCNLGADTNNSNLKNNYANVKVWSYQKGGFLDTGLQFCGLIMGDHSKCGINTMFNTGTVVGVSANIFGDGFPRNFIPSYSWGGANGFTTYKFEAAMETAALVLERRDLNLDETERAVLQHVYEQTAQYRVWEKKG from the coding sequence ATGAACCTGATTCTTTTCGACGAGACAACACTACGCCGGCAACTACTGCCTCTTACTTTTACCCGCCCCATTGCTGCCCTAAGGTGCGGCATCTTAACACTGGCAGAAAAATGGCAGCACCTGCTGCCCGATGCAACAGTCAGCCATCTTACCGAAGACTATCTGCAACAGAAGTTCAGCCTGGTAAAAGCAGCCGATAACCTTATGGTAAACGGGGCTATTTGTCCAACCCCGGCACTGGTCAGCAAAATTCAGTTGCTGGAGCCGGGCCAGTGCCTGGTGCAGCATGGTACAATGCTGGCTTTCAGAGGCAGCGCTCATGTAACAGATCTCTATAAAAACGACGCTTACGTTCCGGTTCAGGAGCTGGAGTGGCAGGAATCTCTAACCCTTATCCAGCATCCCTGGCATATTTTCAGATTTAACGGCGAGCAGTTGCGGCAGGATTTTGCACTGGTAACCAGGGGCCGCTCCTCTGCCGGCATTAACGATGTACACACCCGCACTTATAACGAAGAAAATATTTTTGTTGAAGAAGGGGCAAAAATAAGAGCAGCCGTACTGAATGCCGAAGATGGTCCTATCTATATAGGTAAGCATGCCCAGGTACACGAAGGCGCTATCATCAAAGGTCCTTTTGCGCTCTGTGAACACTCGAACGTGAATGTTGGAGGTAAGATGCGGGGAGATATCACCATTGGTCCTTTTTCTAAAGTTGGTGGTGAAGTAAGCAATTCTGTGATACTGGGCTACAGCAACAAAGGCCATGAGGGTTTTTTGGGCAACAGCGTACTGGGCGAATGGTGCAACCTGGGTGCCGATACCAATAACTCAAATCTCAAGAACAACTATGCCAACGTGAAGGTATGGAGCTATCAGAAAGGCGGCTTTTTAGATACCGGCCTGCAGTTCTGTGGCCTCATTATGGGCGATCACAGCAAATGCGGCATCAATACCATGTTTAACACCGGCACAGTGGTAGGCGTAAGCGCCAACATCTTTGGCGATGGCTTTCCACGTAACTTTATCCCGAGCTATTCCTGGGGCGGTGCCAATGGCTTTACTACCTATAAATTTGAAGCCGCCATGGAAACGGCCGCCCTTGTACTGGAAAGGCGCGATCTAAACCTGGACGAAACCGAACGGGCCGTTTTGCAGCATGTTTATGAACAGACAGCACAATACCGGGTGTGGGAGAAGAAAGGGTAA
- a CDS encoding hypothetical protein (COG0254 Ribosomal protein L31): MKKEIHPKYNEVVFMDTTSDFKFLTRSTMTSKETIEWEDGKTYPVIKVEVSSASHPFYTGKKIFLDTAGRVEKFNKRYKK, encoded by the coding sequence ATGAAAAAAGAAATTCACCCAAAATACAATGAAGTTGTGTTCATGGACACTACGAGCGATTTTAAATTCCTGACGCGCTCAACCATGACCTCCAAAGAAACCATCGAGTGGGAAGATGGCAAAACTTACCCTGTAATCAAAGTGGAAGTTAGCTCTGCCTCACACCCGTTCTACACCGGTAAGAAAATATTTCTGGATACTGCCGGCCGTGTTGAGAAATTCAACAAGCGTTACAAGAAGTAA
- a CDS encoding response regulator of citrate/malate metabolism (COG0784 FOG: CheY-like receiver): MVFHNKQKTRLLFIDDDEINNFILQELFADEQDLTLTFFSDSPAAYDHLRYTAEENPEELPDIVFMDIKMPILDGFEFLDRLQDDGFLNDKPVDIFLLSSTLDSRDVKRAASYARIKELVTKPLTVDKFRTLVARHFKNGVTSDHRSDS; encoded by the coding sequence ATGGTGTTTCATAACAAGCAGAAGACACGGCTACTCTTTATAGACGATGATGAAATTAATAATTTTATTCTGCAAGAGCTGTTTGCTGATGAACAGGACCTTACGCTAACTTTTTTTTCTGATAGCCCGGCTGCGTATGATCACCTGCGTTATACGGCAGAAGAAAATCCTGAAGAGCTTCCGGATATTGTGTTTATGGATATAAAAATGCCGATTCTGGATGGTTTTGAATTTCTGGACAGGTTGCAGGATGATGGCTTTTTAAACGATAAGCCTGTAGACATCTTTTTGCTTTCTTCTACCCTGGACAGCCGGGATGTAAAACGTGCGGCCAGTTATGCAAGAATTAAAGAATTGGTTACCAAGCCCCTGACCGTAGATAAGTTCAGAACCCTGGTTGCACGTCATTTTAAAAACGGGGTTACCTCTGATCATCGTAGCGACTCCTGA
- a CDS encoding ADP-ribosylglycohydrolase (COG1397 ADP-ribosylglycohydrolase) codes for MIGAIAGDIIGSVYEFSPIKRTNFPLLQEKSAFTDDSVLTVAIAESLLTGKSYAAALKHWGRRYPNAGYGKNFYQWLMSRCSVAYGSWGNGSAMRVSPVGWAFNSLEETLQQATLTAMPTHDHPKGIKGAQAVAGSVWMARQNHSKAEIREWVEKDIGYSLTASVAEIRQSYTFDVSCAGSVPQAIQCFLEAESTEEAIRNAVSLGGDADTQACIAGAIGEAMWGIEDILESAVLKRLPENMLKIIEQFRSRYDDQR; via the coding sequence ATGATTGGCGCAATAGCAGGAGATATTATTGGATCTGTATATGAGTTTTCGCCTATCAAGCGAACAAACTTTCCGCTGCTGCAGGAAAAATCTGCTTTTACCGATGATAGTGTGCTAACGGTGGCAATAGCGGAAAGCCTGCTAACAGGCAAAAGCTATGCAGCTGCGCTTAAGCACTGGGGCCGTCGCTATCCAAACGCAGGCTATGGCAAAAACTTTTACCAGTGGCTCATGAGCCGCTGCAGTGTAGCCTATGGCAGCTGGGGCAATGGTTCTGCCATGCGGGTGAGCCCGGTAGGCTGGGCTTTTAATTCGCTGGAAGAAACCCTTCAACAGGCTACTTTAACGGCTATGCCCACCCACGACCATCCCAAGGGCATAAAGGGTGCCCAGGCAGTGGCCGGTTCAGTCTGGATGGCCCGGCAAAATCACTCAAAAGCAGAAATCAGGGAATGGGTAGAAAAGGATATTGGCTACAGCCTTACCGCCTCAGTGGCAGAAATCAGGCAAAGCTATACTTTTGATGTGAGCTGTGCTGGTTCGGTACCGCAGGCCATACAGTGTTTTCTGGAAGCTGAGAGCACCGAAGAAGCCATCAGAAATGCCGTGTCATTGGGTGGCGACGCCGACACACAAGCCTGCATCGCAGGTGCTATCGGAGAGGCCATGTGGGGTATTGAGGATATACTGGAGTCCGCTGTACTGAAACGCCTCCCGGAAAATATGCTTAAAATTATAGAGCAGTTCAGGAGTCGCTACGATGATCAGAGGTAA
- a CDS encoding multidrug ABC transporter ATPase/permease (COG1132 ABC-type multidrug transport system, ATPase and permease components) — MNLYFRLLAYARPLDTRVPKYIILTLLSIVFGIVRLTLLIPILNVLFGQTPEAELEAYTQKPDFEFSLNYALSWFYYHLLQWRDTYGVFGSLVFVCVVIVISSLLTSVFTYLSNIELAHIRVQAVSNLRKAIYDKVSRLHLGFFTNERKGDIMSRITNDVQEVESSIVNSITVFFREPATIIVYFIVLFTISYKLTLFTVLILPLSGYIISGIAKRLKRKARESQESLGRIVNILDETIGGMRVVKAFTARGFVFERFSKEVDHYGDVNIHMARRNELASPISEFLGIFFVVCILLYGGSLVISGNSELSPAAFIGYIAIFTQVLQPGKAISKSFTSIQRGLSAGERIFQVLDVVPQIQNSPNAVVVKSFDHSLEFRSVSFAYDDKRVLKGINLHIQKGKTIALVGPSGGGKSTLADLVPRFYDPTEGAILLDGRPLTDYDVESLQSLMGIVTQESILFNDTIFNNIAFGLPDAREEDVIRAARIANAHDFIVQTEEGYQTLIGERGSRLSGGQRQRLSIARAVLKNPPILILDEATSALDSESERLVQEALMNLMQGRTSIVIAHRLSTIQHADEIVVVQQGRIVERGTHAELLEQEGLYKKLSQMQTV; from the coding sequence ATGAATTTATACTTTAGGCTACTTGCCTATGCGCGGCCCCTGGATACCCGTGTTCCAAAGTACATTATACTTACACTGCTTTCCATTGTTTTTGGAATAGTTCGGCTTACGCTGCTCATTCCAATCCTGAATGTACTTTTCGGGCAAACACCGGAAGCCGAACTGGAAGCATATACACAAAAGCCAGACTTTGAGTTTAGCCTTAATTATGCCCTAAGCTGGTTTTATTATCATCTCCTGCAGTGGAGGGATACCTATGGGGTTTTCGGCTCACTGGTTTTTGTATGTGTTGTCATCGTAATTTCCTCTCTGCTAACCAGCGTATTTACTTATCTTTCTAATATAGAGCTGGCGCACATCAGGGTGCAGGCTGTGAGTAACCTGCGAAAAGCGATCTACGATAAAGTGAGCCGCCTGCACCTGGGCTTTTTTACCAATGAGCGCAAGGGCGATATCATGTCACGTATTACCAATGATGTGCAGGAGGTAGAAAGCTCTATTGTGAACAGCATTACGGTATTCTTTCGGGAGCCTGCCACCATTATCGTCTATTTCATTGTGCTCTTCACTATTTCATACAAGCTCACCCTGTTTACTGTGCTGATACTGCCTCTCTCGGGATACATTATCTCAGGCATTGCCAAACGCCTGAAACGCAAGGCCAGGGAAAGTCAGGAGTCATTGGGGCGCATTGTAAACATACTCGACGAAACCATTGGCGGTATGCGGGTAGTAAAGGCATTTACGGCCAGGGGGTTTGTATTCGAAAGGTTTAGCAAAGAAGTAGATCATTATGGAGATGTAAACATCCACATGGCCCGCCGCAACGAGCTGGCCTCGCCTATTTCAGAGTTTCTGGGTATCTTTTTTGTGGTGTGCATTCTCTTATATGGGGGTTCCCTGGTTATCAGTGGCAACTCCGAGCTGAGCCCCGCCGCATTTATCGGTTATATAGCTATCTTCACCCAGGTGCTGCAGCCGGGTAAGGCAATCAGCAAATCCTTTACCAGCATTCAGCGGGGTCTGTCGGCGGGTGAGCGTATCTTCCAGGTGCTGGATGTGGTACCTCAGATCCAGAACAGCCCCAATGCTGTAGTCGTAAAAAGCTTTGATCACAGCCTTGAGTTTCGCAGTGTTTCCTTTGCTTACGATGATAAACGGGTGCTTAAAGGCATTAACCTGCATATCCAGAAAGGAAAAACCATTGCCCTGGTGGGGCCTTCCGGGGGTGGTAAATCCACGCTTGCCGACCTGGTGCCCCGTTTCTATGATCCTACAGAAGGAGCTATTTTATTAGATGGCCGCCCGCTCACAGATTATGATGTGGAATCCTTACAAAGCCTGATGGGCATTGTAACACAGGAGAGTATTTTATTCAATGATACTATTTTCAACAACATCGCCTTTGGCCTGCCAGATGCGCGGGAGGAAGATGTAATACGTGCTGCCAGAATTGCCAATGCACACGACTTTATTGTACAGACCGAAGAGGGCTATCAGACCCTGATCGGGGAGCGGGGCAGCCGCCTCTCCGGGGGGCAGCGGCAGCGTCTGAGTATTGCCAGGGCGGTGCTTAAAAATCCGCCCATCCTTATTCTGGATGAGGCCACCTCCGCGCTGGACTCTGAGTCGGAGCGCCTGGTGCAGGAAGCCCTGATGAACCTGATGCAGGGCCGTACCTCCATTGTAATTGCCCACCGGCTAAGTACCATCCAGCATGCCGATGAAATTGTGGTAGTGCAGCAGGGCCGGATTGTAGAAAGGGGCACCCATGCAGAGCTGCTCGAGCAGGAAGGTTTATATAAAAAACTATCACAAATGCAGACGGTGTAA
- a CDS encoding phosphoheptose isomerase (COG0279 Phosphoheptose isomerase), which produces MEGIQLIEQQLREAAQVLEAFVSKPHNLEQIEKAAQLMAKSLEKGGKLLSCGNGGSHCDAMHFAEELTGKFREERRPLAAMAVSDPSFISCTANDYGWEHVFSRFVRGVGRSGDVLLAISTSGNSINVLRAAEVARQSGIPVVALTGKNGGKLAELADVEIRVQHGGYADRIQEIHIKVIHIIIQRIEQILKVG; this is translated from the coding sequence ATGGAAGGAATACAACTGATTGAACAACAGTTGCGGGAGGCTGCCCAGGTACTCGAAGCATTTGTCAGCAAGCCCCACAACCTGGAGCAGATCGAAAAAGCTGCCCAACTCATGGCAAAAAGTCTGGAGAAGGGGGGCAAGCTGCTTTCCTGCGGTAATGGAGGCTCTCACTGCGATGCCATGCATTTTGCTGAAGAACTTACCGGAAAATTTCGTGAAGAGCGCAGACCCCTTGCTGCCATGGCTGTTTCCGACCCCAGCTTTATCAGCTGCACGGCAAACGATTATGGCTGGGAGCATGTTTTCTCCCGCTTTGTGAGAGGTGTGGGGCGCAGCGGAGATGTGTTGCTGGCCATCAGCACCAGTGGCAACTCTATCAACGTACTGCGTGCAGCAGAGGTAGCCCGTCAGTCGGGCATCCCGGTAGTGGCGCTAACAGGTAAAAACGGAGGTAAGCTCGCAGAGCTGGCCGATGTGGAAATCAGGGTGCAGCATGGCGGCTATGCCGATCGCATCCAGGAGATCCACATCAAGGTAATCCACATCATAATACAACGCATCGAGCAAATCCTGAAAGTGGGATAA
- a CDS encoding Mg chelatase-like protein (COG0606 Predicted ATPase with chaperone activity), translated as MLAKTYGSAVFGVNARLITIEVNVAQGTKFFMVGLPDNAVKESEQRVDSALKHLGYRMPRQRVVVNLAPADIRKEGSSYDLPIALGILQASEQLVTEVLDRYIIMGELALDGVLRPIKGALPIAIEARKQGFKGFVLPKENTEEAAIVNNLDVIGVKNLQEAIDFFEGKIKIEPARQDTRDLFFHRQEAFDVDFSDVQGQENIKRAMEIAAAGGHNVIMVGPPGAGKTMLAKRLPTILPPLSLHEALETTKIHSVAGKLGTHTSLIAHRPYRSPHHTISDVALVGGGGIPQPGEISLAHNGILFLDELPEFKRTVLEVMRQPLEERRVTVSRAKISVDFPANFMLIASMNPCPCGYHNHPDKECVCPPGAVQRYLNKISGPLLDRIDLHVEVTPVSFDEMTGQRKTESSASIRERVIKARERQKQRFEEYPEIHSNALMPSQMVKEVCQINEGGKALLKRAMERLGLSARAYDRILKVSRTIADLADNESIQIEHLAEAIQYRSLDRESWAGG; from the coding sequence ATGCTGGCAAAAACTTATGGAAGCGCTGTGTTTGGGGTAAATGCCCGACTGATTACCATTGAGGTAAATGTAGCACAGGGCACTAAGTTTTTTATGGTAGGCCTGCCCGATAATGCCGTTAAAGAGAGCGAGCAGCGCGTAGATTCTGCCCTGAAGCATTTAGGGTACAGAATGCCACGCCAGCGGGTGGTGGTAAACCTGGCCCCGGCCGATATCCGCAAAGAAGGCTCTTCTTATGATTTGCCTATTGCCCTGGGGATCCTCCAGGCCTCGGAGCAGCTGGTGACTGAGGTGCTGGATCGGTACATTATTATGGGGGAGCTGGCGCTGGATGGTGTGCTGAGGCCCATCAAAGGAGCGCTGCCTATTGCCATAGAAGCCCGGAAGCAGGGCTTTAAAGGCTTTGTGCTACCCAAAGAAAATACCGAAGAAGCTGCCATCGTCAATAACCTGGATGTTATCGGGGTGAAGAACCTGCAGGAGGCAATAGACTTTTTTGAAGGCAAGATCAAGATAGAACCAGCCAGGCAAGATACACGCGATTTGTTCTTCCACCGGCAGGAGGCCTTCGATGTTGATTTCTCTGATGTGCAGGGCCAGGAAAATATTAAGCGGGCCATGGAAATTGCCGCAGCCGGCGGACACAATGTAATCATGGTAGGACCTCCGGGTGCCGGTAAAACCATGCTGGCCAAGCGCCTGCCCACCATACTGCCACCCCTAAGCCTGCACGAGGCCCTGGAAACCACAAAAATTCATTCCGTAGCCGGGAAGTTGGGCACCCATACATCGCTGATTGCCCACCGGCCCTACCGCTCGCCCCATCATACCATTTCAGATGTAGCCCTGGTAGGCGGTGGTGGCATTCCCCAACCTGGCGAGATCAGCCTGGCCCATAACGGTATTCTTTTCCTGGATGAGCTGCCCGAGTTTAAGCGAACGGTGCTTGAGGTAATGCGGCAGCCACTCGAAGAACGGCGTGTAACCGTGAGCCGTGCTAAAATCTCTGTTGATTTCCCTGCCAACTTTATGCTGATCGCCAGCATGAACCCCTGTCCGTGCGGCTACCACAACCACCCCGATAAAGAATGTGTGTGCCCGCCCGGCGCCGTGCAGCGCTATCTGAATAAGATCAGCGGACCACTGCTCGATCGCATCGACCTGCACGTTGAGGTAACCCCTGTTTCTTTCGATGAAATGACGGGCCAGCGAAAAACCGAAAGCAGTGCCAGTATCCGCGAGCGTGTAATTAAAGCACGGGAGCGGCAGAAGCAGCGTTTCGAAGAATACCCCGAGATACACTCCAATGCCCTGATGCCCTCGCAAATGGTAAAGGAAGTATGCCAGATTAACGAAGGTGGCAAAGCCCTGCTAAAACGTGCCATGGAACGCCTTGGCCTCAGTGCCCGCGCCTACGACCGCATCCTGAAAGTAAGCCGCACCATTGCCGATCTGGCCGATAACGAAAGCATACAGATAGAGCACCTGGCCGAAGCCATCCAGTACCGCAGCCTCGACAGAGAAAGCTGGGCCGGAGGATAA